Proteins from a genomic interval of Deinococcus seoulensis:
- a CDS encoding multidrug DMT transporter, which translates to MDTLKKAGAMLAHLDLFHHMLDLRGLLQLAAHMEERGDRVTLISPQTITLIGADMHSDPTVTTSKGATIEAPTAYRVLHALKGHDAPEYAVTREELGALNARAVADLEASDALRAFETTLSRVAAQSGTPATTPTSSAATSAAQAAPADAERPSRGRRTPDAEPTPATRPGTDQPAA; encoded by the coding sequence ATGGACACCCTGAAAAAAGCCGGAGCCATGCTGGCCCACCTCGACCTGTTCCACCACATGCTCGACCTGCGCGGCCTGCTGCAACTCGCCGCGCACATGGAGGAACGCGGTGACCGCGTCACGCTGATCAGCCCGCAGACCATCACCCTGATCGGCGCGGACATGCACAGCGATCCCACCGTCACCACCAGCAAGGGCGCGACCATCGAGGCCCCCACCGCCTACCGCGTGCTGCACGCCCTGAAAGGCCACGACGCCCCCGAGTACGCCGTGACCCGCGAGGAACTCGGCGCCCTGAACGCCCGCGCCGTCGCGGACCTCGAAGCCAGCGACGCCCTGCGCGCCTTCGAGACCACCCTGAGCCGCGTCGCCGCCCAGAGCGGCACCCCGGCCACCACCCCCACCAGCAGTGCCGCCACCAGCGCCGCTCAGGCAGCGCCCGCCGACGCCGAACGACCCAGCCGGGGCCGCCGCACCCCGGACGCCGAACCCACGCCCGCCACCCGGCCCGGCACCGACCAGCCCGCCGCGTAA
- a CDS encoding S1C family serine protease, which produces MNASPAPRRSVTPARRSFLPGRALLGAMLALPLWAAPVAAQSAPAAAPGAAERRATTARPAPLTAAEESRLQALFQKARPATLRIEQCVPTRCDDPDGVGSAVLISADGLALTAYHVVKGARNLSAQTLDRKRYAVEVVGYNDQDDLALLRVKVPAGTPFLPLATGAPGVGNIALAIGNGNGDFLRPKTGRLTGLDSDAGRADFPPGTLELSAPVVPGDSGGPVLNATGQVTGIVSYLRLEGRRSRAYAVPVTVTDARLTALKRGEKRDAPVIGITLGGAFGDLFMLTEKDFVTLSRLLKLGDTPGAFFTGVSRGSPAEKAGLQPLRLDGNDERVSGDIVTAVNGKRIVNFSEFQYAVRAFQPGDTVTLTVLRGGKTLQVPVTLTGRSQVDN; this is translated from the coding sequence CTCGTTTCTGCCGGGCCGGGCCCTTCTGGGGGCCATGCTGGCCCTGCCGCTCTGGGCGGCGCCGGTGGCCGCGCAGTCGGCGCCGGCAGCCGCGCCCGGTGCCGCCGAGCGGCGCGCGACCACGGCGCGTCCGGCTCCGCTGACGGCGGCCGAGGAGTCGCGGCTTCAGGCGTTGTTCCAGAAGGCGCGGCCCGCCACGCTGCGCATCGAGCAGTGCGTGCCGACCCGCTGCGACGACCCGGACGGGGTGGGGTCGGCGGTGCTGATCTCGGCGGACGGACTGGCCCTGACGGCGTACCACGTGGTGAAGGGCGCGCGGAACCTGAGCGCGCAGACGCTGGACCGCAAACGCTACGCGGTGGAGGTGGTCGGGTATAACGACCAGGATGATCTGGCGCTGCTGCGGGTGAAGGTCCCGGCCGGGACGCCGTTCCTGCCGCTGGCGACCGGCGCGCCCGGCGTGGGGAACATTGCGCTGGCGATCGGGAACGGGAACGGGGATTTTCTGCGGCCGAAGACGGGCCGCCTGACGGGCCTGGATTCAGATGCGGGCCGCGCGGATTTCCCGCCGGGCACGCTGGAACTGAGTGCGCCGGTCGTGCCGGGCGACAGTGGCGGGCCGGTACTGAACGCGACCGGGCAGGTGACGGGCATCGTGAGTTACCTCCGGCTGGAGGGTCGGCGTAGCCGGGCGTACGCGGTGCCAGTCACGGTGACCGACGCGCGGCTGACGGCCCTGAAACGCGGTGAGAAACGCGACGCGCCGGTGATCGGGATCACGCTGGGCGGGGCGTTCGGGGACCTGTTCATGCTGACCGAGAAGGACTTCGTCACGCTGAGCCGCCTGCTGAAGCTGGGGGACACGCCGGGCGCGTTCTTCACGGGCGTGTCGCGTGGCAGTCCGGCCGAGAAGGCGGGGTTGCAGCCGCTGCGGCTGGACGGGAACGACGAGCGGGTGTCGGGTGACATCGTGACGGCCGTGAACGGGAAGCGGATCGTGAATTTCAGCGAGTTCCAGTACGCGGTGCGGGCGTTCCAGCCGGGCGATACCGTGACCCTGACGGTGCTGCGGGGCGGGAAGACATTGCAGGTGCCGGTGACGTTGACCGGGCGCAGTCAGGTCGATAATTAA